One window of Candidatus Binataceae bacterium genomic DNA carries:
- a CDS encoding MFS transporter, which produces MEDTKQLSAYRWVIEVLLFLLLFSQAVTWLAPAPILAPIIKSLGLKLGQAGLIISVIALCISVFSLLGAMIAGRLGALRALIIGIWLMAISAILSGFTHSFGALLACRVVEGIGFGVVIAPPGTLTMQWFGEHEWPYINMINALCSYIGLTAVFSVTAPLYLALGHSWQSVLMWYGIMTAGIALAWTILGRERGESQDPSVAALPGGSALGEVVKMRDVLLIATGLFGGMWVFQLYTAFLPQYFHDVRGLGLAEASSLTAVLPLTGIFAAVGGGMGTGFFGLRKPFTWPIAICTLVGCAGAIVFTDPASIRLSLVLVGIGAAGSLAAITTLLMELPGMTPAKMGAGLAFVWSVGYAGAFASPFIGGVLANFLGLRAVMLGFLVFQFLPIGAMYLLPETGPGRTRLSPAAATAK; this is translated from the coding sequence ATGGAAGACACCAAGCAGCTTTCAGCATATCGCTGGGTAATCGAAGTTCTCCTCTTCCTGTTGCTCTTCAGCCAGGCCGTGACGTGGCTCGCGCCCGCGCCAATCCTCGCGCCGATCATCAAATCGCTGGGACTCAAGCTCGGCCAGGCTGGCCTGATTATCTCGGTGATAGCGCTGTGCATCTCGGTGTTCTCGCTCTTGGGCGCGATGATCGCGGGACGCCTTGGTGCGCTCCGTGCGCTCATCATCGGCATCTGGCTGATGGCGATTTCCGCCATTCTGAGCGGCTTCACCCATTCGTTCGGCGCGCTGCTCGCGTGCCGCGTGGTCGAGGGCATCGGCTTTGGCGTGGTGATCGCGCCGCCCGGCACGCTCACGATGCAATGGTTCGGCGAGCATGAATGGCCCTATATCAACATGATCAATGCGCTCTGCTCGTATATTGGACTCACCGCCGTATTCTCCGTGACGGCGCCGCTTTACCTGGCACTCGGCCACTCATGGCAGAGCGTGCTGATGTGGTACGGGATCATGACTGCCGGAATTGCGCTCGCGTGGACGATCCTCGGCAGAGAGCGCGGCGAATCGCAGGATCCGTCGGTCGCCGCCCTGCCAGGCGGCTCGGCGCTCGGCGAAGTCGTCAAGATGCGCGACGTGCTGCTCATCGCGACCGGGCTCTTCGGCGGCATGTGGGTGTTCCAGCTCTACACTGCGTTCCTGCCGCAATACTTCCACGACGTGCGTGGCCTCGGCCTCGCGGAGGCATCGTCGCTGACGGCGGTCCTTCCGTTGACGGGCATCTTCGCGGCGGTAGGCGGGGGAATGGGAACGGGCTTCTTCGGGTTGAGGAAACCGTTCACCTGGCCCATCGCGATCTGCACGCTGGTAGGATGCGCCGGCGCGATCGTTTTCACTGATCCAGCGTCGATTCGGTTGTCGCTCGTGCTGGTCGGAATCGGAGCCGCCGGCTCACTCGCCGCGATTACCACACTGCTGATGGAACTGCCGGGCATGACTCCGGCCAAGATGGGCGCGGGCCTCGCGTTCGTCTGGTCGGTCGGCTACGCCGGCGCGTTCGCATCGCCATTCATCGGCGGCGTGCTCGCGAACTTTCTCGGCCTGCGCGCAGTGATGCTCGGCTTCCTGGTGTTCCAGTTCCTGCCCATCGGCGCGATGTACCTGCTCCCCGAAACAGGCCCAGGCCGAACCCGCCTCAGCCCCGCGGCGGCCACAGCGAAATAG
- a CDS encoding ACS family MFS transporter — MNAAVSRAPSPTTQARWPERYTIVALFFLSTALCYIDRVSISVAIIPLASQYHLDSAAQGIVLSAFFWGYLWPQLLGGWMADRFGGYLVLAAGVAVWSLATILTPLAAALSFATLLGVRVMLGLGEGINFPSIHSLASRWTLPSERTRVIALNFSGMYVGTVVALTATPAIIAHFGWPSVFYISGGIGAAWVAVWLARSAAQPEKSPHVRGDELALITAGRTAEAVAGPVPWRRIVRESAVWAIVLAHFCSNFGFNILLLWLPTYLKHTFGMSLSRVGLYSLVPWIATFATINTGGWISDLLIARGMSVTVVRKTMQGVAFSFGALPLLMIPAAHSPAAAIALITLSASANGLSQSAYGVNHLDVGPSYAGLLMGLSNTIATVPGIIGVAIAGLIVQVTHSFAGVFYMIAAVYVVGLASYLSWGSGEQRI, encoded by the coding sequence ATGAATGCCGCCGTCTCCCGCGCTCCTTCGCCTACGACTCAGGCTCGATGGCCCGAGCGTTACACGATTGTCGCGCTCTTTTTCCTTAGCACCGCACTCTGTTACATCGACCGTGTAAGTATTTCCGTCGCGATCATCCCGCTCGCCAGCCAGTACCATCTTGATTCGGCCGCGCAGGGCATCGTCCTGTCGGCCTTTTTCTGGGGCTACTTGTGGCCGCAGCTTCTGGGCGGATGGATGGCGGATCGCTTCGGCGGCTACCTGGTGCTCGCGGCGGGCGTCGCAGTCTGGTCGCTCGCGACGATCCTGACCCCGCTCGCCGCCGCGCTCTCGTTCGCCACGCTGCTCGGAGTTCGCGTGATGCTTGGGCTGGGCGAGGGCATCAACTTTCCGTCGATTCACTCCCTCGCCTCACGATGGACGCTGCCGTCCGAGCGCACCCGCGTCATCGCGCTCAACTTCAGCGGGATGTATGTCGGCACGGTCGTCGCGCTGACGGCGACTCCCGCGATTATCGCGCATTTCGGATGGCCGTCGGTCTTTTATATTTCCGGCGGCATCGGCGCCGCATGGGTGGCAGTGTGGCTCGCCCGTTCCGCGGCTCAGCCTGAAAAATCGCCCCACGTCAGGGGCGACGAGCTCGCACTCATCACGGCCGGCCGCACAGCAGAAGCGGTCGCGGGCCCCGTGCCCTGGCGTCGGATTGTGCGCGAATCCGCCGTATGGGCGATCGTGCTGGCGCATTTCTGCAGCAACTTCGGCTTCAACATCCTGCTGCTCTGGCTGCCGACGTATCTGAAGCACACCTTCGGCATGTCGCTGAGCCGGGTCGGCCTCTATTCGCTCGTCCCATGGATCGCCACGTTCGCGACTATCAACACGGGCGGATGGATTTCCGACTTGCTGATCGCACGCGGCATGAGCGTGACCGTCGTCCGCAAGACTATGCAGGGCGTCGCGTTCTCTTTCGGTGCGCTGCCCCTGCTGATGATTCCCGCTGCGCATTCGCCCGCCGCGGCCATCGCACTGATCACCTTGTCGGCATCGGCAAACGGCCTCAGCCAGTCCGCCTACGGTGTCAATCATCTCGATGTCGGCCCATCCTACGCCGGACTCCTGATGGGGCTCTCGAACACGATCGCGACGGTGCCGGGAATCATCGGCGTTGCGATCGCGGGCCTGATCGTCCAGGTCACGCATTCGTTCGCCGGCGTCTTCTACATGATTGCCGCCGTCTATGTCGTCGGCCTCGCCAGCTATCTCAGCTGGGGCAGCGGCGAACAGCGCATTTAG
- a CDS encoding helix-turn-helix domain-containing protein: MARPKERTFGQVIRERRRQLDLTQEEVARRIKTSTPYVGHLESAKRHPSDKIVTRLAEVLGLDRRELFFLANPRAQALLTPEPDKATRSAWEDFRRNDQLRRVHHISEEEMEMLGRVALLGEVRSPRDFIYILNTVRHAVGR, from the coding sequence ATGGCACGGCCGAAAGAACGTACGTTTGGGCAAGTGATTCGCGAGCGGCGCCGCCAGCTCGACCTGACTCAGGAAGAAGTGGCCCGTCGGATCAAGACGTCCACGCCCTATGTCGGACATCTCGAATCAGCCAAGCGTCATCCATCCGACAAGATCGTAACCCGGCTCGCTGAAGTGCTCGGCCTAGATCGGCGCGAGTTGTTCTTCCTGGCGAATCCGCGCGCGCAGGCGTTGCTCACGCCCGAGCCCGACAAGGCAACGCGCTCGGCTTGGGAAGATTTCAGGCGCAACGATCAGCTCCGCCGCGTTCATCACATTTCCGAAGAGGAGATGGAGATGCTCGGGCGCGTAGCGCTGCTAGGTGAAGTGCGTTCGCCGCGCGACTTCATCTATATCCTGAACACGGTGCGCCACGCGGTAGGACGGTGA
- a CDS encoding FxLYD domain-containing protein yields MKRRNRTGAAIIVVAAIAFVGWVFYSLTRVEPMKVVASHLDRGNHSVKVTGSVENTGNQVAAVEIEIRYFDADGKSMASDKVAIGSLQPGASVTFTGPAHPDNVASYSIYLNHGRNPYGN; encoded by the coding sequence GTGAAGCGTCGCAATCGGACGGGAGCGGCCATCATCGTGGTGGCGGCTATCGCTTTCGTCGGATGGGTTTTCTATTCGCTCACGCGTGTTGAACCGATGAAGGTTGTCGCCAGTCACCTTGATCGCGGCAACCACTCTGTTAAGGTAACTGGGAGCGTAGAGAACACAGGCAATCAGGTAGCGGCGGTCGAGATTGAGATTCGATATTTCGACGCTGACGGCAAGTCAATGGCGAGTGACAAGGTAGCTATCGGCTCGTTGCAGCCCGGTGCGAGCGTCACATTTACCGGGCCGGCGCATCCCGACAACGTGGCAAGTTATTCGATCTATTTGAATCACGGACGAAATCCCTACGGAAACTAG
- a CDS encoding acyl-CoA dehydrogenase family protein, with protein MNFELTQAQEEIVRQVRALCQGFPDEYWRERDRKAEFPHDFYAAIAKAGYLGVAIPEEYGGSGLGITEAALVMREVAASGAAMAGASAIHLSIFGVSPLVFHGSEEQKKRYLPKVVSGEMHVAFAVTEPDAGNDITHIKTAARREGDSYVINGRKVFTTKAREASRMLLLTRTTPFEQVKKKTDGMSLFFAELEPSAVEVRELEKLGRAAVDTNMLFIDNLRTSADDLIGGEGRGFHCLLDGLNPERILVAAEAIGIGRAALARAVRYANERVVFDRPIGKNQAIAHPLADSYSKLEAAELMMLKAAWLFDNRKPCGPEANIAKLRAADAGFEACDRAVQTLGGYGYIRDYDVERYFRECRLMKIAPVSQEMVLNSISEHVLGLPRSY; from the coding sequence ATGAATTTTGAACTGACCCAGGCCCAGGAAGAGATCGTCCGCCAGGTTCGCGCCTTGTGCCAAGGATTCCCCGACGAGTATTGGCGCGAGCGCGATCGCAAGGCGGAGTTCCCCCACGACTTCTACGCCGCCATCGCCAAGGCCGGTTACCTCGGCGTCGCGATACCGGAGGAGTACGGCGGCAGCGGCCTTGGAATCACCGAGGCCGCGCTCGTGATGCGGGAGGTCGCCGCATCAGGTGCGGCGATGGCGGGTGCGAGCGCTATCCACCTGTCGATTTTTGGTGTGAGCCCGCTAGTCTTTCACGGCAGCGAGGAGCAGAAGAAACGCTACTTGCCCAAAGTCGTCAGCGGGGAGATGCACGTGGCGTTCGCGGTGACCGAGCCTGACGCCGGCAACGACATCACGCACATAAAGACGGCGGCGCGCCGCGAGGGCGATTCATACGTGATCAATGGGCGCAAGGTCTTCACCACCAAGGCGCGCGAAGCCTCGCGGATGCTCCTGCTGACCCGCACCACGCCGTTTGAGCAGGTGAAAAAGAAAACCGACGGCATGAGCTTGTTCTTCGCTGAGCTCGAGCCGTCGGCCGTCGAGGTCCGGGAACTCGAGAAGCTCGGCCGCGCAGCGGTCGACACCAACATGTTGTTCATCGATAACCTGCGCACGTCCGCCGACGACCTGATCGGCGGCGAGGGCCGCGGCTTTCATTGCCTGCTCGACGGACTCAATCCCGAGCGAATCCTGGTTGCGGCAGAAGCGATCGGAATCGGACGCGCGGCGCTCGCGCGGGCGGTGCGCTACGCCAACGAGCGCGTGGTATTCGATCGGCCCATCGGCAAGAACCAGGCGATCGCGCATCCGCTGGCGGATTCCTACTCGAAGCTCGAAGCGGCGGAGCTCATGATGCTCAAGGCGGCCTGGCTGTTTGACAATCGCAAGCCATGTGGCCCCGAGGCCAACATCGCAAAGCTGCGCGCGGCGGATGCGGGCTTCGAGGCCTGCGATCGTGCGGTGCAGACGCTCGGCGGCTACGGTTATATCCGGGACTACGACGTCGAGCGCTATTTTCGCGAATGCCGGCTCATGAAGATCGCGCCGGTCTCGCAGGAGATGGTGCTGAACTCGATAAGCGAGCACGTGCTCGGCCTGCCGCGGTCGTACTGA
- a CDS encoding outer membrane beta-barrel protein, translating to MNIPNKPAVPGRARLIAGVVTVAMLSSASAWAATGKKKVHHHHAEETTTTTTVTTSVSEDQRLNALAGQVGNLQKQTDENTGEMKQIEAAITVAPPAGSAAPTTVGQHVAVDEKNFGDFKTQIETDLGIKVHGLVDASYEHNFNQPINNVNLTHAWDNNGFQLTQGNLHIEKDGTVGFVTDINVGQVANSVSSVTHYSNTAGNSNGFGSGGTWIDPTQYYLTYTLPLGSGIALQGGRFVTLLGAEIIPTYTNQNYNETRGLLFTLGEPLTHTGIRGSYTFNDYVAFTGGVNNGWDNPAQLSNNGPNYEGELTLNTKDKNYALVVNGIWGPNLVNTASALGTNVATGTSNSNLGAIDPILTLKPGFLPNTTFQTEYLYASESGPVVNGHSASWQGVAQYFVYDWKEWEFATRGEWFDDMDGARTAEVLDGPGPNSPPNGTGPARQNLWEVTQTLTYKVPEVTGLLARLEYRHDNSSKHYFTNNNFVTNNSTTQNEPAQQLWRGQDTLTGSLIYAF from the coding sequence GTGAACATTCCGAATAAACCTGCCGTACCGGGCAGAGCACGGCTCATCGCCGGCGTAGTAACCGTCGCGATGCTGTCCAGTGCCAGCGCATGGGCGGCCACCGGCAAAAAGAAGGTGCATCACCATCACGCGGAAGAGACCACGACTACTACCACGGTCACGACCAGCGTGTCGGAGGATCAGCGCCTCAACGCCCTCGCGGGACAGGTCGGCAACCTGCAGAAGCAGACCGACGAGAACACCGGCGAGATGAAGCAGATCGAAGCCGCAATCACGGTCGCGCCTCCGGCTGGGAGCGCGGCCCCGACGACGGTAGGGCAACACGTCGCGGTTGACGAAAAGAACTTTGGCGATTTCAAGACTCAAATCGAAACTGACCTCGGCATCAAAGTGCACGGCCTGGTCGATGCCAGTTATGAGCACAATTTCAACCAGCCGATCAACAACGTCAACCTGACCCACGCCTGGGATAACAACGGCTTCCAGCTCACGCAGGGCAACTTGCATATAGAGAAGGACGGAACGGTGGGCTTCGTGACCGATATCAACGTCGGCCAGGTCGCCAACTCCGTCTCGTCTGTAACGCACTACTCGAACACCGCCGGTAACTCGAACGGCTTCGGCTCGGGCGGCACGTGGATCGATCCGACGCAGTACTACCTGACATACACACTGCCGCTCGGCTCGGGAATCGCGCTCCAGGGCGGACGCTTCGTCACCCTGCTCGGCGCCGAAATCATCCCGACCTATACCAACCAGAACTACAACGAGACGCGCGGCCTGCTGTTCACCCTTGGCGAACCGCTGACCCACACCGGTATCCGCGGCTCGTATACGTTCAACGACTACGTCGCCTTCACCGGTGGCGTGAACAACGGATGGGATAATCCGGCCCAGCTCAGCAACAATGGGCCGAACTACGAGGGCGAGCTAACCTTGAACACCAAAGACAAGAATTATGCATTGGTGGTCAATGGCATCTGGGGCCCCAACCTTGTGAACACGGCGAGCGCTCTTGGAACGAACGTCGCAACTGGCACCTCGAATTCGAACCTTGGTGCGATCGATCCAATCCTCACGTTGAAGCCCGGCTTCCTGCCCAACACCACTTTCCAGACCGAGTATCTGTACGCCTCTGAGAGCGGCCCCGTCGTCAACGGCCACAGTGCGAGTTGGCAGGGCGTGGCTCAGTACTTCGTCTACGATTGGAAGGAGTGGGAGTTTGCGACGCGCGGTGAATGGTTCGACGATATGGACGGCGCCCGCACTGCGGAGGTTCTTGACGGCCCTGGACCCAACAGCCCTCCCAATGGCACCGGCCCCGCCCGCCAGAACCTGTGGGAAGTCACGCAGACGCTCACTTACAAGGTGCCTGAGGTTACAGGATTGCTCGCGCGCCTCGAGTATCGGCACGACAACTCGAGCAAACACTACTTCACCAACAACAACTTCGTAACCAACAACTCTACGACTCAAAACGAACCGGCTCAGCAGCTCTGGCGCGGACAGGACACCCTCACGGGTTCCCTCATCTACGCCTTCTAA
- a CDS encoding DUF1646 family protein — protein sequence MNETAGVILLVLLLFGPLAVASVEHNIEAYFLVLGVIATLIGEGFSAHLLKEALTEPLEISAAVFVAALIFRWVGPRIDDAFGGLRAKASRGMLAAVSIFAIAMLASLITAIVAALVLVQVIGLLHLEPERRPTVTVAACFAVGMGASLTPIGEPLSTLAAYALNLSFFGLFELLAPWVIPGVVATALLAGFLARGDYVHAQGTAHKDQTVSSIVIQTAKVFAFVAGLVLISHAYGPIATKYVAMLSNDALFFANMVSAALDNATLVALEVHQMPLDRAREAIISLLVSGGMLIPGNIPNIVSAGALRIDSQRWARVGVPIGIVLLGIYFAVLKLAS from the coding sequence ATGAACGAAACCGCCGGCGTCATCCTGCTCGTCCTGCTGCTCTTCGGTCCGCTCGCCGTTGCGTCCGTCGAGCACAACATCGAGGCGTACTTTCTCGTCCTCGGCGTTATCGCGACGCTGATCGGCGAAGGCTTCAGTGCGCATCTGCTGAAAGAGGCGCTCACCGAGCCGTTGGAGATAAGCGCCGCGGTTTTCGTTGCAGCTCTGATCTTCCGCTGGGTCGGACCGCGTATCGACGACGCGTTCGGAGGGCTGCGAGCAAAGGCCTCGCGCGGGATGCTGGCTGCCGTATCGATTTTTGCGATCGCAATGCTGGCGAGCCTTATCACCGCGATCGTTGCCGCCCTGGTCCTCGTGCAGGTCATTGGACTGCTGCATCTGGAACCGGAACGACGGCCAACCGTGACAGTCGCGGCATGCTTCGCCGTCGGGATGGGCGCCTCGCTCACTCCGATTGGGGAGCCGCTCTCGACGCTGGCCGCCTATGCGCTCAATCTCAGCTTCTTTGGGTTGTTTGAGCTACTCGCACCATGGGTCATTCCCGGTGTCGTCGCCACCGCGCTACTGGCCGGATTCCTAGCGCGCGGCGATTACGTTCATGCGCAAGGAACGGCTCACAAGGATCAGACCGTCAGCTCGATCGTGATTCAAACCGCAAAGGTCTTCGCCTTCGTCGCAGGCCTGGTATTGATCAGCCACGCCTACGGTCCGATCGCGACCAAGTACGTTGCGATGCTCTCGAACGACGCGCTCTTCTTCGCCAACATGGTGTCGGCCGCGCTCGACAACGCCACGCTGGTTGCACTCGAAGTTCATCAGATGCCGCTGGATCGCGCACGCGAGGCGATTATCTCTCTCCTCGTCTCGGGCGGGATGCTGATTCCGGGCAATATTCCGAATATCGTGAGCGCCGGTGCGCTCAGGATCGACAGCCAGCGATGGGCTCGCGTCGGAGTTCCCATTGGAATCGTGCTGCTGGGTATCTATTTTGCTGTACTCAAGCTTGCCTCATGA
- the glnA gene encoding type I glutamate--ammonia ligase: MTPKEVLQFIKDKGVVMVDIKFIDLLGTWQHFSAPISEFKDTAPFEEGLGFDGSSIRGWQAIDASDMLVIPDPDTAVLDPFTKDPTLSLIADISDPITRADYTRDPRNIAKKAEAYLKSTGIGDVAFFGPEPEFFIFDGLRFDTTQNSSYYHIESNEGNWNSGRQDAVLGGLNTGYKVRNKEGYFPVPPTDSLQDIRTEMVLEMERVGIRVEKQHHEVATAGQAEIDMRFQSLVKMGDWLTWYKYIVKNVAKRHGMTATFMPKPIFGDNGTGMHTHQSIWKGETPLFAGSGYAGMSELAMHYIAGILHHAPSIAAFTNPGTNSYRRLVPGFEAPINLAYSSRNRSASVRIPMYSPSPKAKRIEVRFPDPTCNPYLAFSAMLMAGLDGIQRRLDPGQPLDKDIYALSPAELAEVPSMPPSLEASLENLKKDHEYLLKGDVFTEDLIETWIDYKMSKEVSAIRLRPHPYEFALYYDA; the protein is encoded by the coding sequence ATGACGCCTAAAGAGGTACTGCAGTTTATCAAAGATAAGGGAGTGGTGATGGTCGATATCAAGTTTATCGACCTGCTCGGCACGTGGCAGCATTTCTCCGCTCCAATCTCGGAGTTCAAAGACACGGCCCCGTTCGAAGAGGGCCTTGGCTTTGACGGATCGTCGATTCGCGGATGGCAGGCGATCGACGCGAGCGACATGCTGGTCATCCCTGATCCAGACACCGCGGTGCTCGATCCCTTCACCAAGGACCCGACGCTCAGCTTGATCGCCGACATCTCGGATCCGATCACCCGCGCCGACTACACCCGCGACCCGCGCAACATCGCAAAGAAGGCCGAGGCTTATCTGAAGTCTACCGGCATCGGTGACGTCGCCTTCTTCGGCCCGGAGCCCGAGTTTTTCATTTTCGACGGTCTGCGCTTCGATACCACGCAGAATTCGAGCTACTACCACATCGAATCTAACGAAGGTAATTGGAACAGCGGCCGCCAGGATGCCGTTCTCGGCGGGCTCAACACCGGTTACAAGGTCCGCAACAAGGAAGGCTACTTCCCCGTTCCCCCGACCGACAGCTTGCAGGACATCCGCACCGAAATGGTGCTCGAGATGGAGCGCGTCGGCATCCGCGTCGAGAAGCAGCATCACGAGGTCGCGACCGCCGGTCAGGCTGAAATCGACATGCGCTTCCAGTCGCTGGTGAAGATGGGCGACTGGCTGACCTGGTACAAGTACATCGTGAAGAACGTCGCCAAGCGTCATGGAATGACGGCGACCTTCATGCCCAAGCCGATCTTCGGCGACAACGGCACGGGAATGCATACCCACCAGAGCATCTGGAAGGGCGAGACTCCACTGTTCGCGGGCTCGGGCTACGCCGGGATGTCGGAGCTGGCGATGCACTACATCGCGGGCATCCTCCATCACGCGCCGTCGATCGCCGCGTTCACCAACCCCGGTACTAACTCGTATCGCCGCCTCGTGCCGGGCTTCGAAGCGCCGATCAACCTCGCATACTCGAGCCGCAACCGCTCGGCCTCGGTGCGTATCCCGATGTACTCGCCGTCGCCCAAGGCCAAGCGAATCGAAGTGCGCTTCCCCGACCCGACCTGCAATCCGTATCTCGCGTTCTCAGCGATGCTGATGGCGGGTCTCGACGGTATCCAGCGCCGGCTCGATCCGGGCCAGCCGCTCGACAAGGACATCTACGCCCTGTCGCCGGCCGAGCTTGCCGAAGTGCCGAGCATGCCGCCGTCACTCGAAGCGTCGCTCGAGAATCTCAAGAAGGATCACGAGTACCTGCTGAAGGGCGACGTGTTCACCGAGGATCTGATCGAGACTTGGATCGACTACAAGATGAGCAAGGAAGTAAGCGCGATCCGCCTCCGTCCGCATCCCTACGAATTCGCGCTCTACTACGACGCGTAA
- a CDS encoding helix-turn-helix domain-containing protein, with protein sequence MERFDQMKSRVLTVQEVSNYLRVHPSTIYRMLKRNQIPAFRVGSDWRFTVEAIDRWRSQAESSALQPEVRSAK encoded by the coding sequence ATGGAACGGTTTGATCAGATGAAAAGCAGGGTTCTTACGGTCCAGGAAGTGTCGAACTATCTACGCGTCCACCCCTCGACGATCTACAGGATGCTCAAGCGCAACCAGATTCCGGCCTTCCGGGTTGGCAGCGACTGGCGCTTCACGGTGGAAGCTATCGATAGGTGGCGCTCGCAGGCGGAATCGTCTGCTCTGCAGCCGGAAGTAAGATCCGCGAAGTAG
- the aroB gene encoding 3-dehydroquinate synthase: MQSFRVELGPASHDVHVGSALLDELGALALGAGLKPAKSIIVTDSNVTQFYGKQVTGSLERAGFSVQLLTIPAGEQSKSAEVIAAIYDMMTNLGIDRSGTVFALGGGVVGDLAGFAAATYLRGIAVVQIPTTVTAQVDSSLGGKTGINHRLAKNLIGAFHQPRLIVADIDTLSTLPDREFREGLAEVIKYGAIMDAPMIVSLEHGLEAILARNQGALEEMVARSLKHKAAVVSADEREGGLRKILNFGHTIGHAIEASAGYGEYLHGEAVAIGMVAAARLSSLHSGLSADESSRLFRLIERAGLPVEMPSEWRDESFMRALRLDKKRSDGGVEFVLLDRLGHALTRKLDVDSIVALLN; the protein is encoded by the coding sequence ATGCAATCCTTCCGCGTAGAACTGGGACCCGCTTCGCACGACGTGCACGTGGGGAGCGCGCTGCTCGACGAGCTGGGCGCGCTCGCGCTCGGTGCGGGCCTGAAGCCCGCGAAATCGATCATCGTGACCGATTCGAACGTGACGCAATTCTATGGAAAGCAGGTCACCGGTTCGCTCGAGCGTGCGGGTTTTTCGGTGCAGCTCCTGACGATACCGGCGGGCGAACAAAGCAAGTCGGCGGAGGTTATTGCGGCGATCTACGATATGATGACCAATCTCGGCATCGATCGCTCGGGGACTGTGTTCGCGCTGGGCGGCGGCGTGGTTGGTGATCTCGCCGGCTTCGCGGCGGCGACCTATCTGCGCGGGATCGCGGTGGTGCAGATTCCCACGACGGTCACGGCGCAGGTCGATTCGTCGCTCGGCGGCAAGACTGGGATCAATCATCGGCTGGCGAAGAATCTGATCGGCGCGTTTCATCAGCCGCGGCTGATTGTCGCAGATATCGACACGCTGTCGACATTGCCAGACCGCGAGTTTCGCGAGGGTCTCGCCGAAGTCATCAAGTATGGCGCGATCATGGATGCGCCGATGATCGTCAGCCTGGAGCACGGCCTCGAGGCGATACTGGCGCGCAACCAGGGCGCGCTCGAAGAGATGGTCGCGCGCTCGCTCAAGCACAAGGCCGCCGTCGTCTCCGCCGACGAACGCGAGGGCGGGCTGCGCAAGATCCTCAACTTCGGGCACACGATCGGCCACGCGATCGAGGCCAGTGCCGGCTACGGCGAGTACCTGCATGGCGAGGCGGTTGCGATCGGGATGGTCGCAGCGGCGCGGCTGTCGAGCCTCCATTCGGGTCTTTCGGCCGACGAATCGTCGCGTCTGTTTCGTTTGATCGAGCGAGCAGGGTTGCCGGTGGAAATGCCTTCGGAATGGCGGGACGAGAGCTTTATGAGAGCGCTGAGGCTCGATAAAAAGCGCAGTGACGGCGGGGTGGAGTTCGTTCTTCTCGACCGGCTGGGTCACGCGCTCACGCGGAAGCTGGACGTTGACTCAATTGTAGCATTGTTAAACTAA
- a CDS encoding shikimate kinase produces the protein MTPKLILTGFMATGKSAVGHVVAARLGWELIDTDAEIVRLAGKPIAQIFADEGEARFRQIEREVIASIGRSHRRCPLCHGHYPAVVSTGGGALVDESNCAALKRAGVVVCLTARAEVIAARVERSHAKRPKLTEGSKPVLDRINELMAARAEAYARADVCVDTSDISIAEAAERVIEGFNNYKRCNPSA, from the coding sequence ATGACTCCGAAGCTAATCCTCACCGGCTTCATGGCGACCGGCAAAAGCGCCGTCGGCCACGTGGTCGCGGCGCGGCTTGGATGGGAACTTATCGATACCGACGCGGAAATCGTGAGGCTTGCGGGCAAGCCGATCGCGCAAATTTTCGCTGATGAGGGCGAGGCGCGGTTTCGGCAGATCGAGCGCGAGGTGATCGCGTCGATCGGTCGGAGCCATCGCCGATGCCCGCTTTGCCATGGGCATTATCCGGCCGTAGTTTCGACAGGAGGTGGCGCGCTGGTCGATGAATCGAATTGCGCGGCGCTCAAGCGCGCGGGCGTCGTGGTATGCCTCACGGCGCGCGCCGAGGTTATTGCGGCGCGCGTCGAGCGATCGCATGCCAAGCGCCCCAAGCTGACGGAGGGCAGCAAGCCGGTCCTCGACCGAATCAACGAGCTGATGGCGGCGCGTGCCGAAGCCTATGCGCGTGCAGATGTCTGCGTCGATACGTCGGACATCTCGATCGCCGAGGCAGCAGAACGCGTTATCGAAGGTTTCAACAATTACAAACGATGCAATCCTTCCGCGTAG